Proteins encoded together in one Chitinophaga sp. LS1 window:
- a CDS encoding S8 family peptidase — MNIFKNAAIAAALLLSASLVHAQIPNWQNMDLQKDSVFGISVEKAYNELLKDKKSKPVVVAIIDSGIDTAHEDLKSVLWVNLKEKRGNGKDDDKNHYIDDINGWDFIGSAKGNVDYDNLELTRLVRAGKARFANPSADTNGLYQYKRLLDKYEDELDEAKKSLYGVSRFKGMLDTMVAKMNKENPTAADFQTFNTDNPVESQIKQIVSQQLLRYPDYKSFKENELDRAYDHFKEQVDYQLNLDYDNRAIVGDNYANPEEHYYGNNDVTGPDADHGTHVAGIIGAGRNNNLGINGVADNVLLMPVRAVPNGDERDKDVANALRYAVDNGAKVINMSFGKPYSPNKKVVDDAVKYAMSKDVLLVHAAGNDGQNTDSVANYPNRTYLGGGTAEAWIEVGASGPEDDESLPASFSNYGKTAVDVFAPGVSIYSSIPGSKYDYHDGTSMAAPVVTGLAALIRSYYPKLTAVQVKEIILKSVVKVEHSVTIGDENGQPKETYMEDLCRTGGVVNAYKALQLAATYK, encoded by the coding sequence ATGAATATTTTCAAAAACGCAGCCATCGCCGCCGCACTGTTACTGTCAGCCTCATTAGTGCATGCACAGATACCTAACTGGCAAAATATGGACCTGCAAAAAGATTCCGTTTTCGGTATCAGTGTAGAAAAGGCGTACAATGAACTGCTGAAAGACAAGAAATCTAAACCTGTAGTAGTAGCCATTATCGATAGCGGTATTGATACCGCTCATGAAGACCTGAAATCTGTCCTCTGGGTGAACCTCAAGGAGAAAAGAGGTAATGGTAAAGACGACGACAAGAATCACTATATTGATGATATCAATGGCTGGGACTTCATCGGTTCTGCCAAAGGCAATGTAGATTATGACAACCTGGAGCTTACCCGCCTGGTACGTGCAGGTAAGGCCCGTTTTGCCAATCCCTCTGCAGACACCAACGGTCTCTACCAATATAAAAGACTGCTTGATAAATACGAGGACGAGCTGGACGAGGCTAAAAAGTCACTCTACGGTGTGTCCCGCTTCAAAGGTATGCTGGATACGATGGTGGCCAAAATGAACAAGGAAAATCCTACTGCTGCTGATTTCCAGACATTTAATACAGACAATCCGGTAGAATCACAGATCAAGCAGATCGTAAGTCAGCAACTGCTGCGCTACCCTGACTATAAATCATTCAAAGAGAATGAACTGGATAGAGCATACGATCACTTCAAAGAGCAGGTAGATTACCAGCTGAACCTGGATTATGATAACCGCGCCATCGTAGGTGACAATTATGCAAATCCTGAAGAACACTATTATGGCAATAACGATGTAACTGGTCCGGATGCGGATCATGGTACCCACGTAGCAGGTATCATCGGTGCTGGCCGAAATAATAACCTCGGTATCAATGGCGTAGCTGACAATGTATTGCTTATGCCAGTGCGTGCGGTACCTAACGGTGATGAAAGAGATAAGGACGTGGCCAATGCTCTGCGTTATGCAGTAGACAATGGTGCTAAAGTGATCAACATGAGCTTTGGTAAACCTTACTCTCCAAATAAGAAAGTAGTAGACGATGCGGTGAAATACGCCATGTCTAAAGATGTACTGCTGGTACACGCAGCAGGTAACGATGGTCAGAACACAGATTCTGTAGCTAACTATCCTAACCGTACTTACCTGGGTGGTGGTACTGCTGAAGCCTGGATCGAAGTAGGTGCTTCCGGTCCGGAAGATGATGAGAGCCTGCCAGCTTCTTTCTCTAACTATGGTAAGACTGCGGTAGACGTATTTGCACCTGGTGTAAGCATTTATTCTTCTATTCCTGGTTCTAAATATGATTACCATGATGGTACCAGTATGGCGGCACCGGTAGTAACCGGTCTGGCTGCGCTGATCCGTTCTTATTATCCTAAACTGACAGCAGTACAGGTAAAAGAGATCATCTTAAAGTCTGTAGTGAAAGTGGAGCATTCCGTAACAATTGGTGATGAAAATGGTCAGCCTAAAGAAACATATATGGAAGATCTGTGTAGAACAGGTGGTGTAGTAAATGCTTACAAAGCACTGCAACTGGCTGCGACTTATAAATAA
- a CDS encoding efflux transporter outer membrane subunit — protein MKSNNKQQALLVILTAATFAVSCRVTKPYKQPENVADSKLYRDSTTTDSTTMADLPWTQLFTDPHLQALIKEGIENNLDLQVATARLEAAAANLRQSKQAFLPTAEATASVTQQKVAISQGGSFITYNRTYELSATASWEADIWGKLRSTKRSYMAALLQSEAYRRAVLTQLIANIATNYYALLAYDEQLKLTRQTVENRKADVETMKTLKESDVVTGADVVQSEANRYSAEVTIPDLLQNIRETENTISVYLGRSPGTIDRGTLAEQSINVDLKTGVPAQLLANRPDVQEAEYQLRYYYELTNVARTYFYPSLSITATGGLNGTSLNNYFDASHLFGSIVGSLTQPIFKQGQNKQRLRVAEANQKEYLATYKSTLLSAGQEVTNALFDYNAAIDKASIRGQQITYLQKSVDYTKELLKYTSNTNYTDVLTSEQSLLTAQLNSISDKLQQLQAVVTLYRSLGGGWK, from the coding sequence ATGAAATCCAATAATAAACAACAAGCACTGTTGGTCATATTGACTGCTGCTACCTTTGCTGTTTCGTGCAGGGTTACTAAACCTTACAAACAACCGGAGAATGTGGCAGACAGTAAGTTGTACCGCGACAGTACGACTACCGATAGCACGACCATGGCCGATCTTCCATGGACGCAGTTATTCACAGATCCACATTTACAGGCCCTCATCAAAGAAGGCATAGAAAATAACCTGGACCTGCAGGTTGCCACTGCACGCCTCGAAGCGGCAGCGGCCAATCTCCGCCAGAGCAAACAGGCGTTCCTGCCTACAGCAGAAGCCACTGCCTCTGTGACCCAGCAAAAAGTAGCCATCTCACAGGGCGGTAGCTTTATTACTTACAACCGTACCTACGAGCTTTCCGCCACCGCCAGCTGGGAAGCTGATATATGGGGAAAACTGCGTAGTACAAAGCGCTCCTACATGGCCGCCCTCCTTCAGAGTGAAGCTTATCGCAGAGCGGTACTGACCCAGCTGATCGCCAACATCGCCACTAATTACTATGCATTGCTGGCATATGACGAACAACTGAAACTGACCCGCCAAACCGTGGAAAACCGCAAAGCTGATGTGGAAACCATGAAGACACTGAAAGAAAGTGATGTGGTAACCGGCGCTGACGTGGTACAGAGTGAAGCTAACCGCTACTCTGCCGAGGTGACTATTCCGGATCTGTTACAAAACATCCGGGAAACAGAAAATACCATCAGCGTATACCTGGGTCGTTCTCCAGGTACTATCGACAGAGGTACACTGGCGGAACAATCCATCAATGTGGATCTGAAAACAGGGGTGCCGGCACAGTTACTGGCTAACCGTCCGGATGTACAGGAAGCTGAATACCAGCTCCGTTACTATTACGAGTTGACCAATGTGGCCAGAACGTACTTCTACCCCAGCCTGTCTATAACCGCTACCGGTGGATTGAATGGTACCAGCCTGAATAACTACTTCGATGCTTCCCACCTTTTTGGCAGTATCGTAGGTAGTCTAACCCAGCCTATCTTCAAGCAGGGTCAGAACAAGCAACGGTTACGGGTGGCGGAAGCCAATCAGAAAGAGTACCTGGCTACCTACAAATCAACCCTGCTCTCTGCAGGTCAGGAGGTGACCAATGCCCTGTTTGACTACAATGCCGCGATAGACAAGGCTTCCATCAGGGGCCAGCAGATCACTTACCTGCAAAAGTCTGTAGACTATACAAAAGAACTACTGAAGTATACATCCAATACCAACTATACGGATGTACTCACCTCAGAACAAAGCCTGCTCACCGCCCAGCTGAACAGTATCAGCGACAAACTACAACAGCTGCAAGCCGTTGTGACGCTGTACCGAAGCCTTGGTGGAGGATGGAAATAA
- a CDS encoding efflux RND transporter permease subunit — protein MLKTFIERPVLSTVISVIIVILGILGLVSLPIAQYPDIAPPTVQVSASYTGANADVVLNSVIVPLEEQINGVEGMTYMTSTATNDGSATINVYFNVGRDADQAAVDVQNRVSTASNLLPAEVTQAGVTVKKQQSSNLLISAFYSENPAYDQTFLQNYVEINLIPALKRVNGVGNANAFGSMNYSMRIWLKPDVMSVYGLTPADVTDALSDQNIEAAPGKFGEQGNQSFQYVIRYSGKLKSIDEFGNIIIKSTGNGQLLHLKDIARIELGAQSYSSMATVNGYPATNVSVSQTAGSNASQVINDCKAVIAEAEKNFPKGIHTTNLVDINKFLDASIEKVIHTLIEAFVLVFIVVFIFLQDFRSTLIPAISVPVAIIGTFFFLNLFGFSINLLTLFALVLAIGIVVDDAIVVVEAVHAKLDTGYKSARKASIDAMSEISGAIVSITLVMSAVFVPVTFISGSSGVFYKQFGITLAIAIILSAINALTLSPALAALFLKPHSEEHKKKNVLQRFYTSFNTAFDTVTTKYTRSVTFLSKKLWLVLLGVAAFGGGLYYLMTSTSSSFVPDEDMGTIFVNISMPPATSMERTTVIANELDSICHTIPAVNNTLRMAGQNLLAGSGSSYGMIILELKKWSDRTMSNNDVIAALMQKTAHIREAQIMPMSLPTITGFGIAGGFSFQLQDKGGHSTAEFYKVAQDFLAQLSKRPEIQYASTTFNPNFPQYLMEVNVAKVKEAGLTVNNVMNAMQVYYGGYYASNFNLYGKQYRVMIQADTAYRANIEGLNKIYVRTSDSKMAPISEFVTLTRAYGPESIARFNLFTAMAVNGSPNAGYSSGQALKAIQEVAAEKLPPGYGYEFSGISREEQSSGSQSTYVFILCLVFVYFLLSAQYESYLLPFAVLLSLPVGLTGTFLFARIFGIDNNIYLQISLIMLIGLLSKNAILIVEYAVERRRHGMSMLDSAVEGAKARFRPILMTSFAFIFGLMPLMFATGAGANGNRSIGTAAVGGMLFGTVIGVFMIPVLFIIFQTLQEKVSTKKHEEEDEDTTIKA, from the coding sequence ATGCTTAAGACATTTATAGAACGTCCTGTACTCAGTACCGTGATCTCGGTGATCATTGTCATATTGGGTATCCTGGGACTCGTATCGCTTCCGATAGCGCAATACCCGGATATCGCTCCTCCTACAGTGCAGGTATCCGCCAGTTATACGGGCGCTAATGCCGACGTGGTACTGAATAGTGTGATCGTGCCGCTGGAAGAACAGATCAATGGTGTGGAAGGGATGACTTACATGACCTCCACTGCTACCAACGACGGTAGCGCCACCATCAACGTATATTTTAACGTGGGAAGGGACGCCGACCAGGCAGCTGTAGACGTGCAAAACCGCGTATCTACTGCTTCCAACCTCCTGCCAGCTGAAGTAACACAGGCGGGTGTAACAGTGAAAAAGCAACAGAGTAGTAATCTGCTCATCTCCGCTTTTTATAGCGAGAACCCGGCTTATGACCAGACTTTCCTGCAAAACTATGTAGAAATTAACCTGATCCCTGCTCTGAAAAGGGTGAACGGGGTAGGTAATGCAAACGCCTTCGGTAGCATGAACTACTCCATGCGTATCTGGCTGAAACCTGATGTCATGTCTGTTTATGGACTTACGCCTGCTGATGTAACAGATGCACTCAGTGACCAGAACATAGAAGCTGCGCCTGGTAAATTTGGTGAACAGGGTAATCAAAGCTTTCAGTACGTAATCCGCTATTCCGGTAAACTGAAAAGCATCGATGAATTTGGGAATATTATCATCAAGTCGACCGGCAACGGGCAATTACTGCACCTCAAAGATATTGCACGCATTGAACTGGGTGCCCAGTCTTACAGCAGCATGGCTACTGTGAACGGCTATCCTGCTACCAACGTATCTGTAAGCCAGACGGCAGGTTCCAACGCCAGCCAGGTTATTAATGACTGTAAAGCAGTGATTGCTGAAGCGGAAAAGAATTTCCCTAAAGGAATACATACTACCAACCTGGTGGATATCAACAAATTCCTGGATGCCAGTATCGAGAAGGTAATTCATACACTGATCGAAGCATTTGTGCTGGTATTCATTGTGGTATTCATCTTCCTGCAGGACTTCAGGTCTACCCTCATTCCTGCGATCTCCGTACCAGTGGCGATTATTGGTACCTTCTTTTTCCTGAATCTGTTTGGGTTCAGTATCAACCTGCTGACCCTCTTCGCATTGGTACTGGCCATTGGTATCGTGGTGGATGATGCGATCGTCGTCGTCGAGGCCGTACATGCCAAACTGGATACGGGATATAAATCTGCCAGAAAGGCCTCTATTGACGCGATGAGTGAAATCTCCGGCGCGATCGTTTCCATTACCCTTGTAATGTCAGCAGTATTCGTACCTGTTACTTTCATCAGTGGTTCTTCGGGTGTGTTCTATAAGCAATTTGGTATTACCCTCGCTATTGCCATCATACTTTCCGCTATCAACGCCTTGACGCTGAGCCCTGCACTGGCAGCCCTTTTTCTAAAACCACATTCGGAAGAACACAAGAAAAAGAACGTACTACAACGGTTTTATACTTCATTCAATACCGCTTTTGATACTGTTACTACTAAATATACGCGCTCTGTTACCTTCCTTTCGAAGAAACTGTGGCTGGTATTATTGGGTGTTGCAGCATTTGGCGGTGGACTTTATTACCTGATGACTTCCACTTCCAGTAGCTTTGTACCGGATGAGGACATGGGTACCATATTCGTAAACATCAGTATGCCGCCTGCTACCAGTATGGAACGTACAACTGTTATCGCCAATGAACTGGATAGCATCTGCCATACTATTCCGGCGGTGAACAATACCCTTCGTATGGCAGGTCAGAACCTGCTGGCGGGTAGCGGTAGTTCATATGGTATGATCATCCTGGAACTGAAAAAATGGAGTGATCGTACGATGAGCAATAACGATGTAATTGCCGCCCTGATGCAAAAAACAGCTCATATCAGGGAAGCGCAGATTATGCCGATGTCACTGCCTACCATTACCGGTTTCGGTATTGCTGGTGGTTTCTCCTTCCAGCTGCAGGATAAAGGTGGACATTCGACCGCTGAGTTCTATAAAGTAGCACAGGATTTCCTGGCACAACTGAGCAAGCGCCCTGAAATCCAGTATGCTTCAACCACCTTCAACCCGAATTTCCCTCAATACCTGATGGAAGTAAATGTGGCTAAAGTGAAAGAAGCAGGTCTGACTGTGAACAATGTGATGAATGCTATGCAGGTTTATTATGGTGGTTATTATGCTTCCAACTTCAACCTGTATGGTAAGCAATACCGCGTAATGATACAGGCAGATACCGCCTACAGGGCGAATATTGAAGGATTGAACAAGATATATGTACGGACCTCTGATTCCAAAATGGCGCCTATCAGTGAGTTTGTTACCCTTACCAGGGCATATGGCCCGGAAAGTATAGCACGCTTCAACCTGTTCACCGCCATGGCAGTAAACGGTTCTCCAAATGCAGGTTATAGCTCTGGTCAGGCATTAAAAGCGATCCAGGAAGTGGCTGCAGAGAAACTGCCACCGGGTTATGGATATGAGTTCTCCGGTATCAGCCGTGAAGAACAATCCAGTGGTTCCCAGTCGACATATGTGTTCATCCTCTGCCTGGTATTCGTATACTTCCTGCTGAGTGCCCAGTATGAAAGTTACCTGCTGCCATTCGCAGTACTGTTGTCACTGCCGGTGGGCCTTACAGGGACCTTCCTTTTTGCCCGCATCTTTGGCATTGACAATAATATCTATCTCCAGATTTCCCTGATCATGCTGATAGGTCTGCTGTCCAAAAACGCCATCCTGATCGTAGAGTATGCGGTGGAAAGACGGCGACATGGTATGTCTATGCTGGATTCGGCGGTAGAAGGTGCGAAAGCCCGTTTCCGACCCATCCTCATGACATCTTTCGCCTTCATCTTTGGTCTGATGCCACTGATGTTCGCTACCGGCGCCGGTGCGAATGGTAACCGCTCTATTGGTACGGCGGCAGTAGGCGGGATGCTCTTTGGTACCGTGATAGGCGTATTCATGATCCCTGTATTATTCATCATCTTCCAGACCTTACAGGAAAAAGTAAGTACCAAAAAGCATGAAGAAGAAGATGAGGATACTACAATAAAAGCGTAA
- a CDS encoding efflux RND transporter periplasmic adaptor subunit, which produces MSKIYLPVAGAALLLLSCGNNKKGTPNPADAAKDYAVISLAPIKATIHYDFPATIQGQQVIEVRPKVDGYVKEIYVNEGANVKKGQLLFTINNPEYEQDVLTARASIKSAVADVNAAQMDVNKVRPLVEKDIVSKYQLESALYTLESKQAALAQAQATLANAETNVGYTIIKAPADGVIGTIPYKIGALVSSTSTEALTNLSNISNVYAYFSLNEKQLLDFSEKIPGNTLEEKVKHLPAVTLVLANGSEYSLKGKVETASGLIATATGTVQFKATFPNPMGIIKSGASAILRIPRSEDSALVIPQSATYELQDKRFAYIVTKDNYAISKPITTTANDNGQFFIVKSGLKAGDKIVIEGASNLRDSTLIKPRLVNADSLYQKID; this is translated from the coding sequence ATGTCGAAGATCTATTTACCGGTCGCCGGCGCAGCACTTCTACTGCTGTCCTGTGGCAATAACAAAAAAGGGACTCCGAACCCGGCCGACGCGGCAAAGGACTATGCTGTCATTTCGTTAGCCCCTATCAAGGCCACGATACACTATGACTTTCCTGCTACCATCCAGGGGCAACAGGTCATAGAGGTCCGCCCCAAAGTAGATGGGTATGTGAAAGAGATCTATGTAAATGAAGGCGCCAATGTGAAGAAAGGCCAACTGTTGTTTACTATTAACAACCCTGAGTATGAACAAGATGTTTTAACTGCCAGAGCTTCTATCAAAAGTGCTGTTGCAGACGTAAATGCAGCACAGATGGATGTAAATAAAGTACGTCCGCTGGTAGAGAAAGATATCGTGAGCAAATACCAGCTGGAATCTGCTCTGTATACACTGGAATCCAAACAGGCCGCACTGGCACAGGCACAGGCCACATTGGCCAACGCCGAAACCAATGTGGGCTACACCATTATCAAAGCGCCTGCTGATGGGGTAATCGGTACCATCCCTTACAAGATCGGCGCCCTGGTAAGCAGCACCAGCACCGAAGCACTGACTAACCTTTCTAATATAAGTAACGTATACGCCTACTTTTCCCTGAACGAAAAGCAACTGCTTGATTTCTCCGAGAAGATCCCGGGTAATACGCTGGAAGAAAAAGTGAAACACCTGCCTGCAGTAACACTGGTATTGGCCAATGGCAGTGAATATTCACTGAAAGGTAAAGTAGAAACAGCCAGTGGCCTCATTGCTACTGCTACCGGTACCGTTCAGTTCAAAGCTACTTTCCCCAATCCAATGGGCATCATTAAAAGCGGTGCCAGTGCCATTCTCAGGATCCCAAGGTCTGAAGACTCTGCACTTGTGATTCCACAAAGCGCTACTTATGAACTGCAGGACAAACGGTTTGCTTACATCGTGACCAAAGATAATTATGCCATAAGTAAGCCTATCACCACAACCGCCAATGACAACGGGCAATTCTTCATTGTAAAAAGTGGTCTGAAAGCCGGTGACAAAATAGTGATCGAAGGCGCCAGCAACCTGCGCGACAGCACGCTGATCAAGCCCCGCTTAGTAAATGCCGACAGCCTCTACCAGAAGATTGACTAG
- a CDS encoding TetR/AcrR family transcriptional regulator — MASKDKKTEQHIIDTAMHVFFTEGRLHATTQDIADTARVNRTLIHYYFKSRDQLFDTVFERARLESIRETQSVLCAALPFRNKIEQFVEILLLRLQTYPFLEISMTASIQEGIYLKDKPEVFMQQFITEVQQEMDKGTIQRSNPVHFIMNLFSLVVYPFIVKPLNQHLFGLNEQEYENIVKERKTVILNTLFNN, encoded by the coding sequence ATGGCGTCCAAAGATAAAAAAACAGAGCAGCACATCATTGATACTGCTATGCATGTCTTCTTCACAGAAGGCCGTCTGCACGCCACTACACAGGATATTGCCGATACAGCGCGGGTAAACCGGACCCTGATACATTATTATTTCAAGTCACGGGACCAGCTGTTTGACACAGTATTTGAAAGAGCCAGACTGGAATCCATCAGGGAAACCCAGTCTGTACTATGTGCTGCACTGCCCTTCCGGAATAAGATAGAGCAATTCGTAGAGATATTACTGCTACGCCTGCAGACCTATCCTTTCCTGGAAATATCCATGACTGCCTCTATTCAGGAAGGTATTTATCTGAAAGATAAACCGGAAGTGTTCATGCAGCAGTTCATTACCGAAGTACAACAGGAAATGGATAAAGGCACCATTCAGCGCTCCAACCCGGTACATTTTATTATGAATCTCTTTTCGCTTGTAGTCTATCCATTTATTGTGAAACCCCTTAATCAGCATTTGTTTGGACTGAATGAACAGGAATATGAAAATATTGTTAAAGAAAGGAAGACTGTGATACTGAACACACTCTTTAACAACTAA
- a CDS encoding AraC family transcriptional regulator: protein MFLEEYLADIDTIPDSVFVMIDKVERKWPMHAHHKGQLTYVEGGIAYCNLPDRSFVIPARHYIWIPKHQEHYIQVRHSRFTATRNIYFYNSDDQQSPFYNKMGIYPVNELLLQMINYTTRWKGHIRPGDPGFRFLASLKDILPEVSTTTLPVALPTTTHERLAPILQFISRHFDQEITLESLSNEFDISPRTLSRLFTNILDMSFVQYLKMLRVVKGIEMILQTNQTLSEIAYQTGYSNIAAFSKVFYQVTNKRPSAFQQEVMSV from the coding sequence ATGTTCCTCGAAGAGTATTTAGCCGATATTGACACTATTCCCGATTCTGTATTTGTCATGATTGATAAGGTTGAGCGTAAATGGCCGATGCATGCTCATCATAAAGGACAGCTCACCTACGTGGAAGGCGGCATCGCATATTGTAACCTGCCGGACAGATCTTTTGTTATACCCGCACGCCATTATATATGGATACCCAAACACCAGGAACACTACATCCAGGTGCGGCACTCCAGGTTCACGGCTACCCGTAACATCTATTTTTATAATTCAGATGACCAGCAATCCCCTTTTTATAATAAAATGGGTATTTATCCTGTAAATGAGCTGTTGTTGCAGATGATCAACTATACCACCCGCTGGAAAGGACATATACGACCTGGCGACCCCGGCTTCCGGTTTCTGGCATCGCTGAAAGATATATTGCCGGAAGTAAGTACGACTACCCTGCCTGTGGCCCTGCCTACTACCACACATGAACGACTGGCCCCCATACTTCAATTTATCAGCCGCCATTTTGATCAGGAGATCACCCTAGAGTCACTCAGTAATGAATTTGATATCAGCCCCCGGACCCTTTCCCGTTTATTTACTAATATACTCGATATGTCCTTTGTTCAATACCTGAAAATGCTCCGGGTTGTGAAAGGAATAGAGATGATCTTGCAGACAAACCAGACACTAAGCGAGATCGCATATCAAACAGGATATAGTAATATCGCCGCTTTCAGCAAGGTATTCTACCAGGTTACCAACAAAAGACCCAGTGCCTTTCAACAGGAAGTGATGTCCGTATAA